DNA sequence from the Anabaena sphaerica FACHB-251 genome:
TAACCTCACGTTCTTCCCCATGCTGCCACTAGGTTTACAGGGAATGGTACGCCGAATTTCCTCCTACGACCCACGCTATCAGGGCTGGAATGTCGTTGCTAGTCTAGGCGGCTTCTTGCTGGGAGTATCTATATTGCCCTTTATTGCCAATATAGTGGGTTCATTGCTATACGGAACAAGGGCAGTTAACAATCCTTGGCACGCCACAGGACTGGAATGGACAACCACTTCACCACCACCGCAAGATAACTTTGAACAAATTCCAGTTGTGAAAAGACCCCCTTACGATTATGGTGATCCCAAATATTCAGTGATAGAACCTCCCGACTATCATCAGCAAGAAAATTAATAGCCTTCCCAGTCCCCAGTCCCCAGAACCTATGAACCGTGGCGTAATTCATGTAGATGAGAGTCCAATTCCTTTGGAACGGTGGCGGCGATACCTACCAACTTGGCTAAAGCGTTTCCTCCCAATCCGTGGTGGACGTGCTGAAGACCATCATGGTAAAGGTATGTTCGGGTTTACCGTGTTCCTGCTGTCGGAAAGCATAGTTTTTTTGAGTTTTATCTTTACTTATGTTGCCCTGCGATTGACACATTCACAAAATTGGCTATCACCTGGTATTTCGGGTCCAGAATTGTCTACTTTTGTGATTATTAGCACGGTGGTGTTACTGTCCAGTAGCTTTGTCATTCAACGGGCTGAAAATGCTCTCCAGCGTAATCAGATCAATAAATTTCGTTGGCTTTGGTTGATGACAATTTGCATGGGAACTTATTTCTTAATCGGTCAAGGAATTGAATGGAGCAACCTTGATTTTGGGTTAAGCACAGGATTAGTTGGTTCTACATTTTATGTATTAACAGGTTTCCACGGTCTGCACGTTCTTGCGGGTGTGATTTTTCAGATTATTATGCTTGTCCGTTCCTTCATTCCAGACAATTACAACAAAGGTCATTTTGGTGCAAGTGCAACCACTTTATTTTGGCATTTTGTTGATATAGTTTGGGTCTTCTTATTTTCGCTTCTCTATCTTTGGTAAACATAATAATATTCAGAAATTAGCATTATTTTTAGGAGTAATTTTATGAAGTCATTAGCACAAGAATTACCATCTCCAAGCACAATTCAAGAAACTCCAATACCTAATAAAAACCAAGACCCACTCATTGCACACGGTTTACAAAAAGAGCAGTATGTTGGCATTGTCGGACTATTGATAGCTCTGGTTGCAGCTGTAGGATTTTTTAGCCGCAGGTTTGAATATGCTATTTTATTCGCTCTTGTTCTTAGTGCTATTATTATTGCTTTCTTCTTATTTGTATAGCAAATTAGTCATTTGCTATTTTCCTTTATCCATCTATTCCTATGTGCTTCTGCGTTTTTCCCTAATAATAATAAATCCAAATCTGTAAAAATTTCACGCTTGGAGAGTTTTTATGAACAGCCCAGTTTATCAAACTGTGATCGTCGGGGGTGGTTTTACTGGTCTATTTACAGCCTTACACTTAGCTCACGAACACTATCCTCGCTCTGTGATCTTGATTGATAAAAATGAACGCTTTTGTTTTAAGCCATTACTTTATGAATATTTCGATGGCGAAATGGATAGCTTTCAAGTAGTACCGCACTTTTCGGAATTACTTAAAGGTAGTGGTGTCATCTTTGTTCAAGATACAGTTCAGTCAATAGACCTGCATCAACGGCAAGTCGAATTGGCTTCTGGGAATTCCTACAAATACAGTAACTTAGTATTAGCTTTGGGTAGCGTTACTGGCTATCATCACGTTGAGGGTGCGAATGTTAATGCCTTTCCTTTTTGGACACAAGCTGATGCGATCGCTCTTGACCGACATTTACGTGACTGTTTACAAAAAGCCATCCAAACGGAAGATGTAGAACAACGCCGCAAATTATTAACAGTAGTGGTAGTTGGTGGTGGTGCTTCCGGTGTGGAAATGGCAGCAACTTTAGCTGATTTTCTCCCACATTGGTATGGCGCTTTAGGCGGTAATTCGGCGGAAATCCGGGTCATTCTTCTCAATCATGGTCAAAAAATTCTCGATGGCGATATTAACGATCCGTTGCGTCCAATCGCTGAGACAGAATTGCAAAAACGGACTGTAAAAATTGCAATTATTAAGGAAGCAGAAGCAACTGCTGTTCACCCTCATGCCATTGAATATAAGCGCAATAATGAAGTTACAACATTGCCGACGCATACCACAATTTGGACGGCTGGAACTTCTACCCATCCCCTAATTCAAGACTTACCAATTCCGCAAGAACATCGGGATCATCATAATCGTCCTCTAGTCACTCCCACGATGCAATTGCTCGACTTTCCAGAAGTTTTTGCGGGTGGTGATTGTGCAGCAGTTCAGGATAATTCGCTACCACCTACAGCCCAAGTTGCTTATCAAGAGGGAGCAAATATTGCTCGGAATTTGAAAGCCCTTGCTCTAGGAGAAGACTGCAAACCATCTCAGGTTGACATCCGGGGAACTCTGTTGAAGTTGGGGGTAAATGATGCTGCTGCTAACTTGTTCAATGTTTTTGAAGTTGCAGGCGAACCCGCGCATTTAATCCGTCAAGGGACTTATTTAACGCTATTACCAACACCAATTCATGATTTTAAAGCTACTACAGAATGGCTCGATGAAGAGGTATTTCATCATCATCTCGACTCTCACGATGTAGGCCAAAAAGTTGTGCAGGCGGTTGAATTGGTTGGTGCTGGAGTCGTTGGTGTTTTAGTGGCGAGAAAACTATTAAAAATGTTGGGTGATGAGGAGAAGAGGTAATATAGCTGTAGCCAGATTAATTAGGACGCTTGCTTCACGTAAATTGTCCGATGTAGATAAAAGCTTGCGAACCTTACTTTTCAAAGTCGCCCAACACTTTTCAATCCGCCATCTATTAGCTGGTTTCACTGTGATGAATGACAATAAGTAAGTGGGCGTTAAAAATTGTCGTTATGACAAGGGAACAGGGAACAGGGAACGGGGAACGGGGAAGAGGGTTTTGGTGAATTTACTTTTTATTACATACTTCGGTTTTTTCCCGCCGACTTACTTAGATGGCAATATTTGTCTATGGATGGGGCGAAGTTTTACAATACCAATTACCAATTACCAATTACCCATGATGATATTTTTCCAATAATTCAGGAATATAATCATAACCATCTACACCGATAACGGAAATCATTTTAGGGCGATTTTGTTGCAGCAATACTTGGAATTTGTCTGCCCCTAATTGTCCTTTGATTATTGTCAATAAACCTGCGGGTTGTCGCCACTCTTGGGAAGAAATTTGCTCTAATAGATACATTCCCAGGCTACCAGTATAAATAGTTTTTTCAACATTTTGCAGGTGATAATAAGCTTCTGCTAAATAGGCTAAATTTCGACCTTGAGTATATAAATCTCCAGAAACTTGTGCGGTTTTAAAACCAACTTCCAGATATTTAATAGCAGTTTCATATTGTGCAGTAACTAAATAAGCAATACCTAAGCTGCTAAAACATAAAGATTGAGTTTGAAGATCACCTAATTTTTCTGCTAACTTTAAACCTTGTTCTAGATAATTAATTGCAGATTCATAAACTTCTGGTTCGATGTTTTCTAATTGCTGTGCTTGCATAACTTCGCTGTAACCTAAATTTACCAGCGCGTTAGTTTCTCCGGTTTTGTCACCTGCTTGTCTACTTAATATTAATGCTCTTTGACTATTGTTAATTGCTTCGGCATAATTTTTTTCTTGAACATAAGTACGACTGAGGTGGTTAAGATTAGCGATTTCACAAGGTCTATCTTTGGCATTTCTGGCTATTTCTAAAGCTTGTTGATGAAAATTGATTGAGCGCGGATAATTGCCTAAAGCACGTTGAGAATAACCCAATAATGTTAAAATTCTGGCTTTTTCTTGGGTTCCTTCCGCAGAACGCAGCGGTTCATCTAAATAATCAAGTGTATCCCGTAAATAACTACCAGAAAAGGAAGCAAAAATCCCACCATAGAGGGGAAAATAAGGACGTTGAGCAAAAGTTCGCAGAATTTGCAGCATTATTTGTGAAGCTGCATTGCTATATATTACTGCTTGGGTTTGAAAACCGTTTGCTAATTGACTCCAAATAACTGCAAAGGTTAAAAATGTGGAAATGGATAATTTGGGGCCTGCTTGAATATCATAAGCTTGTTGATCAAACCAGGTAACTAAACCTCGTTGTAAGAATTGTAAAACAATTGCTAATTCTACCCAATTGCTGAGGGTAATGTTCGGTTGTTTTTGGGTAAATTCAATTGCAGATTGTTCTATTGCTAAAGTCTGAAAAAATGATTGTGGTATTTCGCTTTTGACTAATTTTGCCCAACTGGCCCAAGGTCCTCTTTCTCCAGGTACTCCACCAAATCCTAGAGAACCTTTTTGTTCATACATCCAACTGAGTAGGTTTTCTTGGATGCGTTGCCAAGAAGCGATCCCCTGAGTCATGCCTGTGGATATCTGCATTAAATCAGAGTTAGCTGCACCAAATTGTTGTAAAGATTTGGCTAGTTGTTGTAGTTGGGATAAATTTAGGGGATATTTTTGATTAGGATCGGTGTAGCGCAGTAATACAGCTAAACGTTCATCATTACTGGCAATGGTAATTTCCCGTACTGCTAAAGCTATGGCTTCTGTGGCTTTGTTTTGTTCTTGCCAGCGTTGCCATTGAGTTTGAATGGTTTTAATGGCTCTTAAACTGCGTGTGGCTTTGGATTTCTTGAGTTCGTCTTTTTCGCTATCTACTTGTGTTTGCAGGGTTGTCAAGCGATCGCTCAATGCTAACTCAAACACTTCTCCCGTACCAGAAGCGATGCTTTTGAGTAATATTTGATATACCTGCTCTACAGAGCTAATTTTGCCCTTGAGGGTGGTTTCGACTATTTCATCAATTAATGCGAGGTAGCGATCCTGCAAAGGTAGGGATTCAGACACTTTAGATAATAAGGAATATAACAACAATCCTTATTTTATCTCAATCCCCCAAATCCCTTACCTCTTCTAGAAGCTGAGAGTTTGAAGCAAATTTTTTACCCCTACCTCTTGGCAATTATCAAATTTATAAGATACACTCATTTTTAGATAAAAGCCTCACTGCCCACAGGGTCGTAACAGTGAGTGGCCTCGTTGCCCCATTTTAGGGGTCGTAACAACGAGATTTTAGAACACAAACAAGGAGTAGGCAATGATGAAAAACACCCAACAAATACATAACAAAGGATCAACAAATGTCGAAATTTCGCCACGAGAAGAACTGGTACTGCTGGCGCTTTACAACAAAGAACTCTATGGTTTGCAAATTCCGCAAGCTATGGAAGAAGCTAGTGGTGGTCAGCGTCAAATGGGGATCGGTACGCTTTACCCTGTTCTCCATTCTTTGGAAAAGAAAGGGTTGGTCGAATCCCGTTGGGGAGATGAAGGACGTGAAGAACGAGGTGGAGCAAGAAGACGTTACTATAAACTTACAGGTAGCGGCGTTACCACCCTCCAAGCTGTCCAGTCTTTCCGTGCAAATTTACTTACCTGGCAACCTAGTTAGGGAAACAGCAGGTGTGGAATTTGAAGATCATGATTGGGAACTGACTGTTAGAGAACTGCAAATTAATTTGCAGTATTTACAAAGTATTCCATCATTAAAATCAGAGGAATTTATTAAAGTTGCAGAAGAACTGATAAACCAAGAAGAAGAATTAGTAGAAAAATTAGAAAAGTTATCTCAGCTAGATAAGAAATTACGCAAATATAAGAAATTTGAACCTGCGGAAACTTGGGCTAGTCGCTGGGTTGCTTCTCCTATTGCTTACCTTTTTCCGCCAGAACGACGGGAAGAATGGTTAGGTGATTTGTCTGAAGTGAATCGGGAAATGTTGCACAAAGGATTTCCCCGTTGGCAGGTTAATTTGAATAATCTGGTAAAAACGGTAATTTTGATTATATCAGCTTTACAGATTAAGTTGTCAGACTTGCTTTCACTAGGTCAGTCAATGAATAAGTAGATGATGAATTAACCGCTTTTTTTAAACCCCACCCCTAACCCTTTGCACAAGTAAAGCTACTTTATTTGTCAAGTGGGTTAGGCACACAAGGTAATAGAGTAATATAGTGTAGAAATCTGATTGAGGTTTATTTTAGGTATGACGAATATTATTATTTATAACCTTGATGATGAAATCAAATCTCGTCTGCAAAAACGAGCAGAAAAAAACGGACGTTCTCTGGAAGAAGAGGCCAGAGAAATCCTCTACATGACTCTGACAGAAAATAACGAAAATTCCTTAAATCTAGCTACTCGGATTGAACAACGGTTTGCGAATTTTGGAGATTTTGAATTACC
Encoded proteins:
- a CDS encoding cytochrome c oxidase subunit 3 — encoded protein: MNRGVIHVDESPIPLERWRRYLPTWLKRFLPIRGGRAEDHHGKGMFGFTVFLLSESIVFLSFIFTYVALRLTHSQNWLSPGISGPELSTFVIISTVVLLSSSFVIQRAENALQRNQINKFRWLWLMTICMGTYFLIGQGIEWSNLDFGLSTGLVGSTFYVLTGFHGLHVLAGVIFQIIMLVRSFIPDNYNKGHFGASATTLFWHFVDIVWVFLFSLLYLW
- a CDS encoding NAD(P)/FAD-dependent oxidoreductase, which encodes MNSPVYQTVIVGGGFTGLFTALHLAHEHYPRSVILIDKNERFCFKPLLYEYFDGEMDSFQVVPHFSELLKGSGVIFVQDTVQSIDLHQRQVELASGNSYKYSNLVLALGSVTGYHHVEGANVNAFPFWTQADAIALDRHLRDCLQKAIQTEDVEQRRKLLTVVVVGGGASGVEMAATLADFLPHWYGALGGNSAEIRVILLNHGQKILDGDINDPLRPIAETELQKRTVKIAIIKEAEATAVHPHAIEYKRNNEVTTLPTHTTIWTAGTSTHPLIQDLPIPQEHRDHHNRPLVTPTMQLLDFPEVFAGGDCAAVQDNSLPPTAQVAYQEGANIARNLKALALGEDCKPSQVDIRGTLLKLGVNDAAANLFNVFEVAGEPAHLIRQGTYLTLLPTPIHDFKATTEWLDEEVFHHHLDSHDVGQKVVQAVELVGAGVVGVLVARKLLKMLGDEEKR
- a CDS encoding tetratricopeptide repeat protein; translation: MSESLPLQDRYLALIDEIVETTLKGKISSVEQVYQILLKSIASGTGEVFELALSDRLTTLQTQVDSEKDELKKSKATRSLRAIKTIQTQWQRWQEQNKATEAIALAVREITIASNDERLAVLLRYTDPNQKYPLNLSQLQQLAKSLQQFGAANSDLMQISTGMTQGIASWQRIQENLLSWMYEQKGSLGFGGVPGERGPWASWAKLVKSEIPQSFFQTLAIEQSAIEFTQKQPNITLSNWVELAIVLQFLQRGLVTWFDQQAYDIQAGPKLSISTFLTFAVIWSQLANGFQTQAVIYSNAASQIMLQILRTFAQRPYFPLYGGIFASFSGSYLRDTLDYLDEPLRSAEGTQEKARILTLLGYSQRALGNYPRSINFHQQALEIARNAKDRPCEIANLNHLSRTYVQEKNYAEAINNSQRALILSRQAGDKTGETNALVNLGYSEVMQAQQLENIEPEVYESAINYLEQGLKLAEKLGDLQTQSLCFSSLGIAYLVTAQYETAIKYLEVGFKTAQVSGDLYTQGRNLAYLAEAYYHLQNVEKTIYTGSLGMYLLEQISSQEWRQPAGLLTIIKGQLGADKFQVLLQQNRPKMISVIGVDGYDYIPELLEKYHHG
- a CDS encoding PadR family transcriptional regulator, whose product is MMKNTQQIHNKGSTNVEISPREELVLLALYNKELYGLQIPQAMEEASGGQRQMGIGTLYPVLHSLEKKGLVESRWGDEGREERGGARRRYYKLTGSGVTTLQAVQSFRANLLTWQPS
- a CDS encoding FitA-like ribbon-helix-helix domain-containing protein, with protein sequence MTNIIIYNLDDEIKSRLQKRAEKNGRSLEEEAREILYMTLTENNENSLNLATRIEQRFANFGDFELPEIAREPIRTVSTFEE